In a genomic window of Gloeothece verrucosa PCC 7822:
- a CDS encoding RidA family protein, which translates to MSKTVVYNPSIAIPCDAYSQAISTQSLVFCSGQLAYDAQNDRVFDGSAAEQTEYLMKNIQAVLQAAGLHFKDVVKSTIYLTNMNDFPAVNEVYARYFSENPPARATIGVAALAKGACVEIEVIAQRH; encoded by the coding sequence ATGTCCAAAACAGTCGTGTACAACCCTTCCATTGCAATTCCTTGCGACGCTTATTCTCAAGCAATCAGCACTCAATCTCTAGTTTTTTGCTCCGGGCAACTTGCCTATGATGCCCAAAATGATCGAGTATTTGACGGTTCAGCAGCCGAACAAACAGAGTATCTGATGAAAAACATTCAAGCTGTTTTACAAGCAGCCGGATTACATTTTAAAGATGTCGTCAAAAGCACTATTTACTTAACCAACATGAATGATTTCCCGGCGGTTAATGAAGTGTACGCCCGCTATTTTTCTGAAAATCCGCCAGCCCGCGCTACTATTGGAGTCGCGGCTTTGGCAAAAGGTGCTTGTGTTGAAATTGAAGTCATTGCCCAACGCCATTAA
- a CDS encoding ectoine synthase produces MIITQLSELLNTERDVEWGNGKSRRFLIEKDGMGYSLTDTIVNAGTESLLEYKNHMEACYCIEGEGEVEADGTIYPIKAGSMYALNKHDKHYLRAKKTLRLVCVFTPALKGNESHNLKQDGSSCY; encoded by the coding sequence ATGATTATCACTCAATTAAGCGAACTTCTGAACACTGAAAGAGATGTTGAATGGGGCAACGGAAAAAGCCGCCGATTCTTGATTGAAAAAGATGGAATGGGCTATTCTCTAACCGACACCATCGTCAATGCAGGGACCGAGTCATTACTCGAATATAAAAACCACATGGAAGCTTGTTATTGCATTGAAGGGGAAGGCGAAGTCGAAGCAGACGGTACTATTTATCCCATCAAAGCCGGTAGTATGTATGCGCTGAATAAGCATGATAAGCATTACCTCCGAGCTAAAAAAACTTTACGCCTTGTCTGTGTTTTTACACCTGCTTTAAAAGGAAATGAATCCCATAACCTCAAGCAAGATGGCTCATCTTGTTACTAA
- a CDS encoding DUF3102 domain-containing protein, producing MKFSNSLQVTKFEDESLSQILQQQITDKISSFDYAVLSPEIRNLVQNRTCELKSLMRRSAQDMIEIGQKLIEVKEQLGHGYFRAWLKTEFEWSIRTATRFMQVTTQFKAANLDNLNIAVSALYLLAVPSTPEKARQEVLELAQRGQTITYSKAKAIIKFHQQEAQLQAKLSSQSLNSLEMAKNQEASALPSLSPPSNSLEMTKDQEALALPAPSPPSNSPEMTKDQEASTLPAPSPPSNSPEMTKNQEEMTKNQEASALPAPSPPSNSPEMTKDQEASALPRFSPPLNSLGLKEEKVVDLPASSEPLNFKRESCSKITEQLIGTLSDHCSDDNWLSRKFSKTAFQLEPEISPCLRILNIQPENSALLMNIAHTFELSFSGTRVTFEGDLKALFFLFKYMQNNACFAEQILQQVRYIIDDLGYDWDDFIDPT from the coding sequence ATGAAGTTTTCTAACTCTTTACAAGTGACAAAATTCGAGGATGAATCACTGTCTCAAATATTACAACAGCAGATAACAGACAAAATCTCAAGTTTTGACTATGCTGTTCTTTCTCCAGAAATCCGAAATCTTGTCCAAAATAGAACTTGCGAACTTAAAAGTTTGATGCGACGAAGCGCTCAGGATATGATTGAGATTGGACAAAAGTTAATTGAGGTTAAAGAACAGTTAGGTCATGGATATTTTCGGGCTTGGCTAAAAACAGAATTTGAATGGAGTATAAGAACAGCAACTAGATTTATGCAAGTCACTACTCAATTCAAAGCAGCTAATCTTGATAATTTAAATATTGCTGTTTCTGCTCTTTACCTTTTAGCAGTACCATCTACTCCAGAAAAAGCACGCCAAGAAGTTTTGGAGCTTGCTCAAAGGGGACAAACGATTACTTATAGTAAAGCGAAAGCAATCATTAAGTTTCATCAACAAGAAGCTCAACTTCAAGCAAAGCTATCTTCTCAGTCGTTAAACTCTCTAGAGATGGCAAAAAACCAGGAGGCTTCGGCTCTGCCCAGTCTTTCCCCGCCATCAAACTCTCTAGAGATGACAAAAGACCAAGAGGCTTTGGCTCTGCCCGCTCCTTCCCCTCCGTCAAACTCTCCAGAGATGACAAAAGACCAAGAGGCTTCGACTCTGCCCGCTCCTTCCCCTCCGTCAAACTCTCCAGAGATGACAAAAAACCAGGAAGAGATGACAAAAAACCAGGAAGCTTCGGCTCTGCCCGCTCCTTCCCCTCCGTCAAACTCTCCAGAGATGACAAAAGACCAGGAGGCTTCGGCTCTGCCCCGTTTTTCCCCGCCGTTAAACTCTCTAGGTTTAAAAGAAGAAAAAGTTGTAGATTTGCCCGCTTCTTCTGAGCCTTTAAATTTTAAAAGAGAAAGCTGCTCTAAAATAACCGAACAATTAATTGGAACTTTATCTGATCATTGCTCGGATGATAATTGGCTTTCTAGAAAATTTTCAAAAACAGCATTTCAATTAGAGCCTGAAATTAGTCCTTGTTTGCGAATCCTTAACATCCAACCAGAAAATTCCGCTTTGCTCATGAATATTGCTCACACTTTTGAATTAAGTTTTTCGGGGACACGAGTGACTTTTGAAGGAGATCTAAAAGCATTATTTTTCTTATTTAAGTATATGCAAAATAATGCCTGTTTTGCGGAACAAATTTTACAACAAGTGAGATATATTATTGATGATTTAGGTTATGATTGGGATGATTTTATTGACCCAACTTAA
- a CDS encoding PEP-CTERM sorting domain-containing protein, whose product MSSIKNLAITVGAILVTLETGNIAKAAIFLGNSPQKLGNGMINSYVVVDDLTGEPASIGLTFDVGILSGLSDGETDSEDHSHEHEHIDTVMLSLPSQASSTAFEFVAVNWNPDGHPPTGVYNTPHFDFHFYTIPQSIQQQINPANPQFPSAAYKVPPPGFVPADYYLIPNTAVPGEGSHWANFNAPEWQGVPHGFEQTFLYGYWQGIMAFQEPMVTYEFLINQQNRSTFSEAINLPAFFPKTAFYPTSYSISFDSSTSIYNVSLDHLTWRVATPVPEPFTLLGAGIAVGFGFLFKQKFPS is encoded by the coding sequence ATGAGCAGTATTAAAAATTTAGCAATTACTGTTGGAGCGATTTTAGTTACTTTAGAAACCGGTAATATAGCTAAAGCAGCTATTTTCCTGGGCAACTCTCCCCAAAAACTAGGAAACGGCATGATTAATTCCTATGTAGTAGTTGATGACCTAACCGGCGAGCCAGCCTCTATCGGTCTGACTTTTGATGTAGGAATTTTGTCAGGTTTATCTGATGGAGAAACTGATTCAGAAGATCATAGCCATGAACATGAGCATATTGACACAGTAATGTTGTCATTGCCTAGTCAAGCTTCCTCCACAGCATTTGAATTCGTGGCAGTGAATTGGAACCCTGATGGACATCCTCCTACGGGTGTTTATAATACTCCTCATTTTGATTTTCACTTCTATACCATTCCGCAATCTATTCAGCAGCAAATTAATCCGGCAAATCCTCAATTTCCTTCAGCAGCCTACAAAGTACCTCCTCCAGGTTTTGTCCCTGCCGATTATTATTTAATCCCTAACACAGCCGTTCCCGGAGAAGGGTCTCATTGGGCTAATTTCAATGCACCCGAATGGCAAGGAGTTCCTCATGGTTTTGAGCAGACATTTCTTTATGGTTATTGGCAAGGAATCATGGCTTTTCAAGAACCTATGGTTACCTACGAATTTTTAATAAATCAACAAAATCGATCAACTTTTTCTGAGGCAATCAATTTACCCGCTTTTTTTCCCAAGACTGCTTTTTATCCTACCAGCTATAGCATATCCTTTGATTCTTCAACAAGTATTTATAATGTGTCTTTAGACCACCTTACATGGCGCGTAGCGACACCTGTTCCCGAACCCTTTACCCTTTTAGGTGCTGGTATAGCCGTAGGATTTGGATTTCTGTTTAAACAAAAATTTCCTTCATGA
- the ribF gene encoding riboflavin biosynthesis protein RibF: MTKYFTPTTVAIGNFDGIHCGHQQVLQPILNSAGHQIPKNGCQNQFFSFSTECNETQIYYPTVVTFNPHPKQFFSRQHRPLLTPLQEKIKQLLSLGIKQVVPLTFNEELATISPQQFVEKILVQQLKAQKISVGHDFRFGYQRKGTATDLQEIAGSFGIPVTIVPPYTYKGERISSSLIRQSLEQGNLQYIKALLGRSYTLQGFTEKQQEMGDFSRIKLKLPSEKLLPRPGSYAARVFIEDANQTALETAILKNLSCQFSFPLLYQGIVNINNFFGINEEESYVEIYLLDWPGDLQGQTITIELEYFLRPQLEFTSLEALKKQIQIDLSLAKVMLDVKPTSFVKQQKEHLLSKSVP; encoded by the coding sequence ATGACAAAGTATTTCACTCCCACTACTGTTGCTATTGGAAATTTTGACGGCATACATTGTGGACATCAACAAGTCCTTCAACCTATTTTGAATTCAGCAGGTCATCAAATCCCCAAAAATGGTTGCCAAAATCAATTTTTTTCATTTTCTACTGAATGTAATGAAACTCAAATTTATTATCCTACTGTCGTTACATTTAATCCTCATCCAAAACAGTTTTTTAGCAGACAGCATCGCCCTTTGCTAACTCCTCTACAGGAGAAAATTAAACAACTATTATCATTAGGCATTAAACAAGTAGTACCACTGACTTTTAATGAGGAATTAGCAACTATTAGTCCTCAGCAGTTTGTTGAGAAAATTTTAGTACAACAGTTAAAAGCTCAAAAAATTAGTGTAGGACATGATTTTCGTTTTGGGTATCAACGTAAGGGAACCGCTACGGATTTACAAGAAATAGCAGGATCTTTTGGCATTCCCGTTACTATCGTTCCTCCTTATACTTATAAAGGCGAACGTATTAGCAGTTCATTGATTCGTCAAAGCTTAGAGCAAGGCAACCTCCAATATATTAAAGCTTTGTTAGGCCGTTCTTATACTCTTCAAGGTTTCACTGAAAAACAGCAGGAAATGGGAGATTTTTCCCGGATTAAACTTAAGCTACCTTCAGAAAAGCTATTACCTAGACCTGGAAGTTACGCAGCAAGAGTTTTTATAGAAGACGCTAACCAAACGGCGTTGGAAACAGCTATTCTAAAAAATTTATCTTGCCAATTTTCTTTTCCTTTACTTTATCAAGGGATTGTTAATATCAATAACTTTTTTGGCATTAATGAGGAAGAATCTTATGTAGAAATCTATTTGTTAGATTGGCCTGGTGATTTACAAGGACAAACCATAACTATAGAACTAGAATATTTTTTACGACCTCAGCTAGAATTTACTTCTTTAGAGGCTCTCAAAAAACAGATTCAGATTGATCTAAGCCTAGCTAAGGTCATGCTTGATGTAAAGCCGACATCTTTTGTTAAGCAACAAAAAGAACATTTGCTTAGTAAGAGTGTACCTTAA
- a CDS encoding GNAT family N-acetyltransferase, which translates to MQVSIRPLEQNELTAADQIFRLAFGTFRKLPNPAQYGGDMTFIKRWFTDPTAVFAAEIDGKLVGSNFASNWGSFGFFGPLTIHPDFWGQKIAPRLIEPVLECFKRWNNKQVGLFTFPNSPLHLSLYQKFDFYPRFLTAVMTKEVKPTKQLPQGLRYSELPKDKQIECLRSSQELTDAIYDGLDLEREIRIVEDQSLGDTLFLWDDKGLSAFAICHYGKGTEAGSNACYIKFAAIRLGAKAGQNFEQLLQECETLSRWQGASQLIGGVNTARQEAYQQMLAFGFRIDRLGIAMLNPNEPAFNRPGAYIIDDWR; encoded by the coding sequence ATGCAGGTCTCTATTCGTCCACTAGAACAAAATGAATTAACGGCTGCCGATCAAATCTTCCGACTAGCTTTTGGGACTTTTAGAAAACTACCAAATCCGGCTCAGTATGGTGGTGATATGACCTTTATCAAGCGCTGGTTTACCGATCCTACTGCTGTTTTTGCGGCTGAAATTGACGGAAAATTAGTAGGTTCAAATTTTGCCAGCAATTGGGGAAGCTTTGGATTTTTCGGCCCTTTAACAATTCATCCGGATTTTTGGGGTCAGAAAATAGCCCCACGCTTAATCGAACCTGTTTTAGAATGTTTTAAACGATGGAACAATAAACAGGTGGGTCTTTTCACCTTTCCTAACAGCCCTTTGCACCTTAGTTTGTACCAAAAATTTGATTTCTACCCCCGTTTTCTAACGGCTGTCATGACTAAGGAAGTCAAACCAACCAAACAGCTACCGCAGGGGCTTAGATACTCCGAACTTCCCAAAGACAAACAAATAGAGTGTCTCAGATCAAGCCAGGAATTAACCGACGCTATTTACGATGGTCTAGATTTAGAACGAGAAATTCGAATTGTAGAAGACCAAAGTTTAGGCGATACTCTTTTTCTTTGGGATGACAAAGGTTTAAGTGCTTTCGCAATTTGTCATTACGGAAAAGGTACTGAGGCCGGAAGTAACGCTTGCTATATCAAATTTGCGGCAATACGTTTGGGGGCAAAAGCAGGACAAAATTTTGAGCAATTACTCCAAGAATGCGAGACACTCAGTAGATGGCAAGGAGCTTCCCAATTGATCGGAGGAGTTAATACTGCCCGCCAAGAAGCTTATCAACAAATGCTCGCTTTTGGTTTTCGGATTGATCGCTTGGGCATTGCAATGCTAAATCCCAACGAACCTGCTTTTAATCGCCCTGGTGCTTACATCATAGACGATTGGCGTTAG
- a CDS encoding SGNH/GDSL hydrolase family protein gives MIMKSKVITTGLCLLSFIFPIKTLAANFEAVYAFGDSYLDVGNYYNYTKNIFGSGFPPQPYYEGRLTNGNVWAEYLAQDLNLSPNSNNNFAVLGATSGLYNAVAPSSIPSLYLTGVLSQINNFLGTTPSVNPNALYIVSGGFNDLFVSNGTIDINEPVMNILTGVRNLALGGAKNILVANLPNLGDLPGTINSEISNQLNKSTIQYNASLAQSIHALKSELNQVNIVSLDINGLFNQVFANPDQFGFKDVTGSCLGNTVIGALPASDLSSLCGSNPNQVFFWDSIHPTTTAHKLIAEYAVSVLEEPQAIPEPSPEVRIWGIIALLIVSTTAVRRQKT, from the coding sequence ATGATTATGAAGTCAAAAGTGATAACAACTGGATTGTGTCTTTTGTCTTTTATTTTTCCGATAAAAACTCTAGCCGCCAACTTTGAAGCCGTTTATGCCTTTGGAGATAGCTACTTAGATGTAGGAAATTATTATAATTACACCAAAAATATTTTTGGTTCAGGATTTCCTCCACAGCCTTACTATGAAGGCCGTCTTACCAATGGTAATGTCTGGGCCGAATATCTGGCTCAGGATTTAAATTTAAGTCCTAATTCAAACAATAATTTTGCCGTACTTGGGGCAACGTCTGGGCTATATAACGCGGTTGCACCTTCATCAATACCTAGTTTATATTTAACGGGAGTTTTATCGCAAATTAATAATTTTTTAGGGACTACTCCATCAGTTAATCCGAACGCGCTTTACATTGTTTCAGGGGGATTTAACGATCTTTTTGTTTCTAATGGCACTATTGATATTAATGAGCCTGTTATGAATATATTAACAGGGGTGCGTAATCTTGCTCTAGGGGGAGCTAAAAATATTTTAGTAGCTAATTTGCCAAATTTAGGAGATTTGCCAGGCACTATCAATAGCGAAATTTCTAACCAACTTAATAAATCTACTATTCAATACAACGCTAGTCTAGCCCAAAGTATTCACGCTTTAAAAAGCGAACTAAACCAAGTAAATATTGTTTCTTTAGATATTAATGGATTATTCAATCAAGTTTTTGCTAATCCCGATCAATTTGGTTTTAAGGATGTAACCGGTTCTTGCTTAGGTAATACAGTAATAGGTGCTTTACCCGCTTCGGATCTTTCTAGTCTTTGTGGTAGCAACCCGAATCAAGTTTTTTTCTGGGATAGTATCCATCCGACAACTACTGCTCATAAACTGATTGCAGAATATGCTGTTTCAGTATTAGAAGAACCCCAAGCCATTCCAGAACCTTCTCCCGAAGTAAGAATATGGGGGATAATAGCTTTATTGATTGTTAGCACGACAGCAGTCAGGAGACAGAAGACATAA
- a CDS encoding fatty acid desaturase family protein, whose translation MTEINSLMFTNSLLAPISSVVAKKIPNPKFYAHHRNNWLNGIVIAYIFGGYGLSLFCITANNGWLNLLGVVLLTHTLTWAAFFVHEFFHQNIFAHSRLNLVFGEAMLFITGSCYSPFGDLASHHLAHHIYRADFSPFYPFSMIDFLQSLPKLLLKIIVVLEWLCIPIVNLMFRWMIILSPFLSKNRKNERFSQVLLIILRGGLITALALYSPRSLIFYFIGYIGFLHTLQFIEGFQHTYSAFQIKGEVPKQTLEYEETNSYSLVLRPWLSVLLCLNNNYHNAHHRLMSCPWYLLPRLDAELYPRNYVQYVPLLKLLKNYFRYRLYRLFQGQGIVARNEHGLILDNFAGATGMSFMILRKPFDWVQLS comes from the coding sequence ATGACTGAAATTAACTCGCTCATGTTTACTAATAGCCTCTTAGCGCCTATATCATCGGTAGTGGCCAAGAAAATTCCTAACCCTAAGTTTTATGCTCACCATCGTAACAACTGGCTTAACGGAATAGTCATAGCATATATATTTGGCGGCTATGGATTGTCCTTATTTTGTATTACGGCAAATAATGGATGGTTAAACTTGTTAGGAGTTGTTCTTTTAACGCATACATTAACGTGGGCGGCTTTTTTTGTTCATGAATTTTTTCACCAAAATATTTTTGCTCACTCTCGTCTAAACTTGGTATTTGGAGAAGCCATGCTTTTCATCACTGGCTCTTGCTATAGCCCCTTTGGTGATTTAGCCTCCCATCATCTTGCCCACCATATCTACCGGGCTGATTTTTCTCCTTTTTATCCTTTCTCGATGATTGATTTTTTACAGTCGCTTCCCAAACTTTTGTTAAAAATAATTGTTGTTTTGGAATGGCTGTGTATCCCAATAGTCAATCTTATGTTTCGCTGGATGATTATTTTGTCTCCTTTTTTGAGTAAAAACCGTAAAAATGAGCGTTTTTCTCAGGTATTGCTCATAATACTAAGAGGAGGTTTAATTACAGCCTTAGCTTTGTATTCTCCTCGCTCCCTAATATTTTATTTTATTGGCTACATCGGCTTTCTTCACACCCTTCAATTTATAGAAGGCTTTCAACACACCTATTCAGCTTTTCAAATTAAAGGAGAAGTGCCGAAACAAACTTTAGAGTATGAAGAAACTAATTCTTACTCTCTTGTCTTGCGGCCCTGGCTTAGTGTTTTACTGTGTTTGAACAACAATTATCACAACGCACACCATCGGTTAATGAGTTGTCCTTGGTATTTACTTCCGCGACTGGATGCTGAATTATATCCTCGAAATTACGTGCAGTATGTACCATTACTAAAACTCTTAAAAAACTACTTTCGTTATCGTCTTTATCGCCTATTCCAGGGACAGGGAATAGTGGCAAGGAACGAACATGGTTTGATTTTGGATAACTTTGCCGGAGCAACAGGAATGTCTTTTATGATTTTGCGTAAGCCGTTTGATTGGGTACAACTATCATAA
- a CDS encoding NAD(P)/FAD-dependent oxidoreductase produces the protein MMLQSFENFQLPNLQDAYDVVICGGGIAGITLARQLRLNLPKISILVCDRLARPLPEATFKVGESTVEIGAHYFTETLQLKDYIQQYHLPKLGLRYFVGDPQAPFGERPEIGVRNFEIFHSDFTYQLDRGKLENDLRNFNIEAGIDLLENCSIQDVKLTDGEEFHTVIYKKLDTKETQSVKARWVVDATGRRRLLQNKLGLGKANAKNRSAVWFRLDGRVDVSDLVPLTESKWHAQVPNNLRYYSTNHLMGEGYWVWLIPLSSGCTSVGIVASDEVHNFHNYHTYEKACQWLQKHEPALADYLKDRQPKDFMKIPKYSHSSHQVFSQNRWACVGEAAAFVDPLFSPGFDLIFLANSLTTELIKLDLNNKLSQRTVDHANVFYIDTIDQLNLVYENIYALIGKKPITFALQSVWGALVSWSTLSTVSLNSVILDPDRMAKFQPVLAEIYSLAHRVQQLLNDWSDNSSNRLKFEYFDYLGELPFVDEMRSLHVKFNKTDQELINGCKDSLKLLEELAQVIFLLAVEDTMPEKLQNFSQPIWLNAWGISLNPDQWEQDGLFEPKSLPRDLNPVMAPLRKSIYSNYQPYVLEVERETANAGVAVGV, from the coding sequence ATGATGCTACAATCTTTTGAGAATTTTCAGCTTCCTAATCTTCAAGATGCCTATGACGTAGTTATCTGTGGCGGAGGCATTGCCGGAATAACTTTAGCACGACAGTTAAGACTAAATCTGCCTAAAATATCCATCTTAGTCTGTGATCGCCTAGCAAGACCTTTGCCGGAGGCTACCTTCAAAGTAGGTGAATCAACCGTTGAAATTGGCGCTCACTATTTTACAGAGACTCTACAGTTAAAAGATTACATTCAACAATATCACCTGCCTAAACTCGGACTGCGATATTTTGTTGGTGATCCTCAAGCCCCCTTCGGCGAGCGCCCAGAAATTGGCGTGAGAAATTTTGAAATCTTCCACTCAGATTTTACCTATCAACTTGACAGAGGGAAACTAGAGAATGATTTGCGAAATTTTAACATCGAAGCCGGAATAGATTTACTAGAAAATTGTTCCATACAGGATGTTAAACTTACCGACGGTGAAGAGTTTCACACAGTTATTTATAAAAAATTAGACACTAAAGAAACTCAATCCGTAAAAGCGCGGTGGGTTGTTGATGCAACAGGTCGTCGTCGGCTATTACAGAACAAGCTTGGTTTAGGCAAAGCCAATGCCAAAAACCGCAGTGCTGTGTGGTTTCGGCTCGATGGGCGCGTTGACGTGAGTGACCTAGTTCCCCTTACGGAGTCAAAGTGGCACGCTCAAGTTCCTAACAATCTGCGCTATTACTCCACTAATCATTTAATGGGCGAGGGTTACTGGGTGTGGCTAATTCCTTTGTCTTCTGGATGCACCAGTGTTGGCATTGTTGCTAGTGACGAGGTTCATAATTTTCACAATTACCATACCTATGAAAAAGCCTGCCAATGGTTGCAAAAGCACGAACCGGCGTTGGCTGATTATTTAAAAGACCGACAGCCGAAAGATTTCATGAAAATACCCAAATACAGCCACTCATCTCATCAGGTATTTTCTCAAAATCGTTGGGCTTGTGTTGGTGAAGCCGCAGCATTTGTAGACCCCTTATTTTCTCCTGGATTTGATTTAATTTTTTTGGCAAATTCTCTCACTACTGAATTAATCAAACTTGATCTTAATAACAAGTTAAGCCAAAGAACGGTAGATCATGCTAACGTTTTTTATATAGACACTATCGATCAATTAAACTTAGTCTATGAAAATATTTACGCACTTATTGGGAAAAAACCGATAACGTTTGCCTTGCAATCGGTCTGGGGAGCGTTGGTTTCTTGGTCTACTCTCTCAACGGTGAGTCTTAACTCAGTGATTCTAGATCCGGACAGAATGGCAAAATTTCAACCTGTTTTGGCGGAAATTTATTCTTTAGCCCATCGAGTCCAACAATTACTGAATGATTGGTCGGATAATTCATCAAACAGACTAAAGTTTGAATATTTCGATTATTTAGGAGAGTTACCTTTTGTTGATGAAATGCGCTCACTCCATGTGAAATTTAATAAAACCGATCAAGAATTAATTAATGGATGTAAAGACAGTTTAAAACTTTTAGAAGAACTGGCTCAAGTAATCTTCTTACTGGCAGTAGAAGATACCATGCCGGAAAAACTTCAAAATTTCTCGCAGCCTATCTGGTTAAATGCTTGGGGAATCAGTTTGAATCCCGATCAATGGGAGCAAGATGGGCTGTTTGAACCTAAATCACTACCTCGTGATCTCAACCCAGTAATGGCTCCCTTAAGAAAGTCTATTTACTCAAATTATCAGCCTTATGTTTTGGAGGTTGAGCGAGAAACGGCTAATGCTGGTGTAGCGGTAGGAGTTTAA
- a CDS encoding MFS transporter, translating into MALVKSSAQNPTKVYQDRNLQIIFLTILMAVLGATSITPAFPRLARELSIPTEQVGWLTTAFMFPVFLATPITGLLADRWGTKKIVVPSLILFAVAGTACAFIQDFKSLIELRFIQGIGAASLESLGLTSISKLYSGEKLTAAMGYNSSVIGMGLVIYPLIGGALATLGWRFPFLLPLIAIPVGVIVLFKLKIPEKNNTQNFKEYLGSVGKSINNHQVIGLFVATFSLFVLLFGAFFTYIPMLVGTTLGASDLFIGTILSTMAVTIALVSAQLEKLIKFFSELILIKVSFILYAIALIIIPFIHYAWAVLISAVIFGCAHSLVFPCSQALLARLAPNDCRAGFMAVNATILTFGQAVGPLIAGAAFTLWGMNGVFYFSAIFSAVTLILLQWLLPQR; encoded by the coding sequence ATGGCATTAGTAAAATCTTCTGCTCAAAATCCTACAAAAGTCTATCAAGATAGGAATCTCCAAATAATATTTCTTACCATTCTAATGGCAGTTTTGGGGGCGACCAGTATTACTCCTGCTTTTCCTCGGCTGGCACGAGAGCTAAGTATCCCTACAGAACAGGTCGGATGGCTAACTACAGCTTTCATGTTTCCTGTTTTTTTAGCAACTCCTATTACGGGTCTTCTTGCTGATAGATGGGGAACCAAAAAAATCGTCGTTCCTTCGCTTATTTTATTTGCAGTTGCTGGAACAGCTTGTGCTTTTATTCAAGACTTTAAATCCTTGATAGAATTACGCTTTATTCAAGGAATTGGAGCGGCTAGTTTAGAATCTTTGGGTTTGACATCCATTAGCAAACTTTACTCCGGTGAAAAGCTTACTGCTGCTATGGGTTATAATTCCAGTGTTATTGGCATGGGCTTAGTAATTTATCCTTTAATTGGCGGCGCTCTTGCTACCCTAGGATGGAGATTTCCTTTTCTTCTGCCGCTAATAGCTATTCCTGTAGGAGTTATCGTTTTATTTAAGCTAAAAATTCCTGAAAAAAATAATACCCAGAATTTTAAGGAATATTTAGGCAGTGTCGGAAAAAGTATTAATAACCATCAAGTGATAGGGCTTTTTGTGGCAACTTTTTCTCTTTTTGTTTTACTTTTTGGTGCTTTTTTTACTTACATTCCCATGCTAGTCGGAACGACTTTAGGGGCTTCTGACTTATTCATTGGAACAATTCTATCAACGATGGCTGTCACTATCGCTTTAGTCTCTGCACAGTTGGAGAAATTGATAAAATTTTTCTCAGAACTGATCCTTATTAAGGTATCTTTCATTCTTTATGCCATCGCCTTAATTATTATTCCTTTCATTCATTATGCTTGGGCGGTTTTAATTAGTGCTGTTATTTTTGGCTGCGCCCATAGCCTAGTTTTTCCCTGTAGCCAAGCCCTTTTAGCTAGGTTAGCACCCAATGATTGTCGGGCCGGATTTATGGCAGTCAATGCAACTATTCTTACATTTGGTCAGGCAGTCGGGCCTCTCATCGCTGGTGCGGCTTTTACCCTATGGGGGATGAATGGTGTTTTTTATTTCAGTGCCATTTTTTCAGCAGTCACCCTAATCTTACTTCAATGGCTACTGCCACAACGGTAA
- a CDS encoding TetR/AcrR family transcriptional regulator gives MTGHIKMPKANVRDKLLTAGLDVIHRLGFNRCSVQDITQFAGVPKGSFYNYFESKEVFGAEILKLYWQKAASSLKLLSDKTQSPIVRLELYFDSLAELTSLDYQRGCLLGNFCGELSTQSPLVRELLSSLLTIWAETLENCICDAQNKGEVRSDLDATTLAHFLVNAWEGCVLRSKVEQDGRSFEQFKTIIFSSIRASDS, from the coding sequence ATGACTGGTCATATTAAAATGCCAAAAGCAAACGTGCGCGATAAATTACTAACGGCGGGACTTGATGTAATACACCGTCTTGGCTTCAATAGATGTAGCGTGCAAGATATTACTCAATTCGCCGGCGTACCGAAAGGCTCCTTTTACAATTACTTTGAAAGTAAAGAGGTATTTGGGGCAGAGATTTTAAAACTTTACTGGCAAAAAGCGGCTTCTAGTTTAAAACTTCTCAGTGATAAGACACAATCACCTATCGTGCGACTCGAGCTATACTTTGATTCTTTGGCTGAGTTAACGAGTTTGGACTACCAGCGCGGCTGCTTACTAGGAAACTTCTGTGGTGAACTTTCAACCCAAAGCCCTTTAGTAAGAGAGTTATTATCTTCTCTACTCACTATATGGGCAGAAACACTTGAGAATTGTATATGCGATGCTCAAAATAAAGGTGAAGTTCGCTCAGATCTCGATGCCACCACTCTAGCCCACTTTTTAGTCAACGCTTGGGAAGGCTGTGTATTACGCTCCAAAGTCGAGCAAGACGGACGCTCATTCGAGCAATTTAAAACCATAATCTTCTCGTCCATTCGCGCGAGCGATAGCTAA